In Mycolicibacterium alvei, a single window of DNA contains:
- a CDS encoding solute symporter family protein: protein MSTTYLAAETVGNPVANIAIFGVFVLVTLFVVIRASKRNATADEFFTGGRAFSGPQNGIAIAGDYLSAASFLGIAGAIAVYGYDGFLYSIGFLVAWLVALLLVAELLRNTGKFTMADVLSFRLKQKPVRLAAATSTMTVSLFYLLAQMAGAGGLVALLLNINSRTGQSVVIAVVGVLMIVYVLVGGMKGTTWVQIIKAVLLIAGAAFMTVMVLAKFGLNFSDILGSAQSAISGSTSTAVSGRDVLAPGAQYGGSLTSQINFISLALALVLGTAGLPHVLMRFYTVPTAKEARRSVVWAIALIGAFYLFTLVLGYGAAAIVGPDRILAAAGGQNAAAPLLAFELGGVILLGVISAVAFATILAVVAGLTITASASFAHDVYASVMKSHKVTESEQVRVSRITAVVLGLLGIGLGILANGQNIAFLVALAFAVAAAANLPTIVYSLYWKRFNTRGALWSMYGGLISTIVLIVFSPAVSGSKTAMIPGADFDFFPLANPGIVSIPLAFALGIIGTLTSPDTGDPELNAEMEVRSLTGVGAEKAVAH from the coding sequence ATGTCGACCACGTACCTCGCCGCCGAGACCGTCGGCAACCCCGTCGCCAACATCGCCATCTTCGGGGTATTCGTCCTGGTCACCCTGTTCGTGGTGATCCGGGCCAGCAAGCGCAACGCCACCGCCGACGAATTCTTCACCGGGGGGCGAGCCTTCTCCGGACCGCAGAACGGCATCGCCATCGCCGGCGACTACCTGTCGGCGGCCAGCTTCCTCGGCATTGCCGGCGCGATCGCCGTCTACGGCTACGACGGCTTCCTCTACTCTATCGGTTTCCTGGTCGCCTGGCTGGTGGCCCTGCTGTTGGTGGCCGAATTGCTGCGCAATACCGGCAAATTCACCATGGCGGACGTGCTGAGCTTCCGGCTCAAGCAGAAACCCGTGCGGTTGGCCGCCGCCACCTCCACCATGACGGTGTCGCTGTTCTATCTGCTGGCCCAGATGGCCGGTGCCGGCGGATTGGTGGCGCTGCTGCTCAACATCAACAGCCGGACCGGACAGTCCGTCGTCATCGCCGTGGTCGGTGTGCTGATGATCGTCTACGTTCTGGTCGGCGGCATGAAGGGCACCACCTGGGTGCAGATCATCAAGGCCGTGCTGCTGATCGCGGGCGCCGCATTCATGACCGTGATGGTGCTGGCCAAGTTCGGACTCAACTTCTCCGACATCCTCGGCTCGGCGCAATCCGCCATCTCGGGTTCGACCAGTACCGCCGTCTCGGGTCGCGACGTGTTGGCCCCGGGCGCCCAGTACGGCGGTTCGCTCACCTCGCAGATCAACTTCATCTCGCTGGCCCTGGCATTGGTGCTGGGCACCGCGGGCCTGCCGCATGTGCTGATGCGGTTCTACACGGTGCCCACCGCCAAGGAAGCCCGGCGCTCGGTGGTCTGGGCGATCGCCCTGATCGGCGCCTTCTACCTGTTCACGTTGGTGCTGGGCTACGGCGCGGCAGCGATTGTCGGGCCAGACCGCATCCTGGCCGCCGCGGGTGGACAGAATGCCGCCGCACCACTGTTGGCCTTCGAACTCGGCGGCGTCATCCTGCTCGGCGTCATCTCCGCGGTGGCCTTCGCCACCATCCTGGCGGTGGTCGCGGGCCTGACCATCACGGCGTCGGCCTCGTTCGCCCACGACGTGTACGCATCAGTCATGAAGTCGCACAAGGTGACCGAGAGTGAGCAGGTTCGGGTGTCGCGCATCACCGCGGTGGTGCTCGGCCTGCTGGGCATCGGCCTCGGTATCCTGGCCAACGGCCAGAACATCGCCTTCCTGGTGGCGCTGGCGTTCGCCGTGGCGGCCGCGGCCAACCTGCCGACCATCGTGTACTCGCTGTACTGGAAGCGGTTCAACACCCGCGGCGCGCTGTGGAGCATGTACGGCGGGCTGATCTCGACCATTGTGCTGATCGTGTTCTCCCCGGCCGTGTCGGGCAGCAAGACCGCGATGATCCCGGGCGCGGACTTCGACTTCTTCCCGCTGGCCAATCCGGGCATCGTGTCGATCCCGCTGGCCTTCGCGCTCGGCATCATCGGCACGCTCACCTCTCCCGACACCGGGGACCCCGAGCTCAACGCCGAGATGGAAGTGCGGTCGCTGACGGGTGTGGGCGCTGAGAAGGCGGTTGCGCACTAG
- a CDS encoding LytR/AlgR family response regulator transcription factor: MSSNLTVLAVDDEAPALDELAYLLGRHPDVGEVHSASDATSALRELNQHTIDAVFLDINMPGLSGIELAGVLANYAHRPAVVFVTAHEDKAVAAFDVGAVDYLLKPIRQDRLDEAVRRVVSTAPKTPATPQPDDQDWNVVPAELGGITHLVPRDSIGWVEAEGDYARLHSTTGAHLVRIPLSTLEIRWRDHGFQRIHRSYLVSLRQVTGLRTADGAVLVRLRANGTSPAVELPVSRRQARELRDRLVRDPMRSLKPAGSDE; encoded by the coding sequence GTGAGCTCCAACCTGACCGTGCTGGCCGTCGATGACGAGGCACCCGCACTCGACGAACTGGCCTATCTGCTGGGCCGGCACCCCGACGTCGGCGAGGTTCACTCTGCCTCCGACGCCACCTCGGCGCTGCGCGAACTCAACCAGCACACCATCGACGCGGTGTTCCTCGACATCAACATGCCCGGTCTGTCCGGCATCGAATTGGCCGGGGTGCTGGCCAATTACGCGCACCGGCCCGCCGTGGTGTTCGTGACCGCCCACGAGGACAAGGCGGTGGCGGCCTTCGACGTCGGCGCGGTCGACTATCTGCTCAAGCCGATCCGGCAGGACCGACTGGACGAGGCGGTACGCCGCGTTGTCTCGACAGCGCCGAAGACACCGGCCACGCCCCAGCCCGACGACCAGGACTGGAATGTGGTCCCCGCCGAACTGGGCGGCATCACCCACCTGGTGCCCCGCGACAGTATCGGGTGGGTCGAAGCCGAGGGTGACTATGCGCGTCTGCACTCGACAACCGGCGCCCATCTGGTGCGAATCCCGTTGAGCACCTTGGAAATCCGCTGGCGTGATCACGGATTCCAACGCATCCACCGGTCGTACCTGGTGTCACTGCGGCAGGTCACCGGGCTGCGCACGGCCGACGGCGCGGTGCTGGTGCGGTTACGCGCCAACGGAACCTCCCCCGCCGTGGAACTTCCGGTGAGCCGGCGCCAGGCTCGCGAACTCCGCGACCGGTTGGTCCGCGATCCGATGCGCTCCCTCAAGCCGGCGGGCAGCGATGAGTGA
- a CDS encoding sodium/solute symporter has product MTGAPLTAAALLASAVATIAIGAYGLRLSRTTSDFLVASRSVGPQWNAAAISGEYLSAASFLGVAGLIAKYGADALWYPVGFTAGYLGVLLFVAAPLRRSGAYTVPDFAEFRLGSARLRKVAMLVVVVICLFYLAPQYQGAGLALKTLLGVPVWTGPLLVAAIVITNVVAGGMRSITFVQAFQYWLKLTAIAVPALALLGLFINDGGELGGPLPPTVQQQTTVQIEAAVVVQVIEPAGITVSGDLDGRHVESATITAPGQHALGAGTTLTLAAGAATPVVAGTPGTGSEWVSSGGGLGGGHPLYQVLSIIVATFLGTMGLPHVLVRFYTNPDGRAARRTALAVVALLSVFYFFPILLGVFSRLYVPQLLITGTADAAVLLAPGAAVGGIGGQLLAALVAAGAIAAFLATSSGLLISIAGALATDVLRGRVRDFRIAAVVGGLIPIPLSLMVSGLELSRSVGLAFAVAASTLCPLLVLGIWWRGLTAIGAACGLVVGGCVCGGAVLVAISGGVDDDVLGGWPAVMVGYPAAVSVPIAFLTMIAVSLFTRPTPGVAQIFARMHVPERLGLGVERVPAG; this is encoded by the coding sequence ATGACCGGCGCACCGCTGACCGCCGCCGCGCTGCTCGCCTCCGCGGTGGCCACCATCGCCATCGGCGCCTACGGACTCCGGTTGTCGCGCACCACCTCCGACTTCCTGGTGGCTTCGCGCAGCGTCGGCCCGCAGTGGAATGCCGCCGCCATCTCCGGCGAATACCTCTCCGCTGCCTCATTTCTCGGGGTGGCCGGGCTGATCGCGAAATACGGTGCCGACGCGCTGTGGTACCCGGTCGGTTTCACCGCGGGCTATCTGGGTGTGCTGTTGTTCGTGGCCGCACCGCTACGGCGGTCGGGGGCGTACACCGTCCCTGATTTCGCCGAATTCCGGCTCGGCTCGGCGCGCCTGCGCAAGGTGGCCATGCTCGTCGTCGTGGTGATCTGCCTGTTCTATCTGGCCCCGCAGTACCAGGGGGCCGGGCTCGCCCTGAAAACGCTTCTGGGCGTTCCGGTCTGGACCGGTCCGCTACTGGTCGCCGCGATCGTCATCACCAATGTGGTGGCCGGCGGTATGCGGTCGATCACGTTCGTGCAGGCCTTCCAGTACTGGCTCAAGCTCACCGCCATCGCGGTCCCGGCCCTGGCACTGCTCGGGTTGTTCATCAATGACGGCGGCGAATTGGGCGGCCCGCTGCCGCCCACCGTGCAGCAGCAGACCACGGTGCAGATCGAGGCCGCAGTGGTGGTCCAGGTGATCGAACCGGCCGGCATCACCGTGTCCGGCGATCTGGACGGCCGCCACGTCGAGTCCGCCACGATCACCGCGCCCGGGCAGCACGCCCTCGGCGCAGGCACCACGCTGACCTTGGCGGCCGGCGCGGCCACGCCCGTGGTGGCCGGCACGCCGGGCACCGGCAGTGAGTGGGTCTCCTCGGGCGGGGGCCTCGGCGGCGGACATCCGCTCTATCAGGTGCTGTCCATCATCGTCGCGACGTTCCTGGGCACCATGGGTCTGCCGCACGTGCTGGTCCGCTTCTACACCAACCCCGACGGGCGGGCCGCCCGGCGCACCGCGCTGGCGGTGGTGGCACTGCTGTCAGTGTTCTACTTCTTCCCGATCCTGCTGGGGGTCTTCTCCCGGTTGTACGTCCCGCAGCTACTCATCACCGGAACTGCCGACGCTGCAGTACTTTTGGCGCCGGGCGCCGCCGTCGGAGGAATCGGCGGCCAACTGTTGGCCGCCCTGGTGGCCGCAGGCGCCATCGCGGCCTTCCTGGCCACCTCCTCGGGGCTGCTGATCAGCATCGCCGGCGCCCTGGCCACCGATGTGCTGCGCGGCCGGGTCCGCGACTTCCGGATCGCCGCGGTGGTAGGCGGGCTGATCCCGATTCCGTTGTCCCTGATGGTTTCCGGACTCGAGTTGTCCCGCAGCGTCGGACTGGCCTTCGCCGTCGCGGCGTCGACGTTGTGCCCGCTGCTGGTGCTCGGGATCTGGTGGCGGGGCCTGACGGCGATCGGCGCGGCCTGCGGGCTCGTGGTGGGCGGGTGTGTGTGCGGCGGCGCGGTGCTCGTGGCGATCAGCGGCGGAGTCGACGACGATGTACTCGGCGGATGGCCCGCGGTCATGGTGGGCTACCCCGCGGCGGTCAGCGTGCCGATCGCCTTCCTCACGATGATCGCCGTCAGCCTGTTCACCCGACCCACCCCCGGCGTCGCGCAGATCTTCGCCCGCATGCACGTTCCGGAGCGCCTCGGCCTGGGCGTCGAGCGCGTACCCGCAGGCTGA
- a CDS encoding DUF485 domain-containing protein, whose protein sequence is MTETDLPERTIPTGERFLATQASPEFQELRTRLRRFVFPMTAFFLIWYALYVALGAFAHDFMAVRVFGNINVGLLVGLGQFLTTFLITGLYVRFANRELDPRATAIREELEGTA, encoded by the coding sequence GTGACCGAAACCGACCTTCCCGAGAGGACTATCCCCACCGGGGAACGGTTCCTCGCCACGCAGGCAAGCCCTGAGTTCCAGGAATTGCGTACCCGCCTGCGCCGCTTCGTCTTTCCGATGACCGCATTCTTCCTGATCTGGTATGCCCTCTACGTCGCCCTCGGCGCATTCGCCCACGACTTCATGGCCGTCCGGGTGTTCGGCAACATCAACGTCGGTCTGCTGGTCGGGCTGGGCCAGTTCCTGACCACGTTCCTCATCACCGGGCTCTACGTGCGCTTCGCCAATCGGGAACTCGACCCGCGGGCCACCGCCATCCGCGAAGAGCTGGAGGGTACGGCCTGA
- a CDS encoding helix-turn-helix domain-containing protein: MARHTTFRFCLDPTVEQYEVLARHGGAAAHAEW, translated from the coding sequence ATGGCGCGTCACACCACATTCCGGTTCTGTCTCGATCCCACGGTCGAGCAGTACGAGGTGCTGGCACGTCATGGCGGGGCAGCGGCGCACGCTGAATGGTAG